The Metarhizium brunneum chromosome 3, complete sequence DNA window aatcgttaccaactaccgtggaaacacaaagaggcaccatacgagttaactgatatcaaaggaaaactttttgcctacAATAacggaatcattaaccaagagactgatcatctcgaagtacagattcaaggtcattcagaagtgattcaactcaATATTATAaacgtatcggaacacgacctagtgttagggtacccatggttatgggagagtaacccactAATCAACTagaggacaggccaactaAAGTGGAACaagacttcaggccaacagaatcagcagaattcggaagaaagaacgaaatttcattataacttagctcacGAACAAAGttctaaagaaaaggaaccttcaagcaagttatccaaggaccaacaacaacaaataAACAATACAGAGACAATAAGtacaaagaaaagaacgaTTAGATCCACCGTAACAACCTCGATagcgctacaaaccgggatacgaacaacaataagcaacaagaagacaaaagccaagatccaaaAGGTTATTaccaccttaaggaaagacctcgcaAACACAAATAAGAAActcgaagaagagaagaaaaacgAGAACAACAAaaacgacaaaagcccaataacaaaagaagaaaaactcaagaatatccctaaggaataccggaaatacaaaaaattattcgcagaagaattagaaaccggattacccAAACACAGTCAATGGGATCATAAAATCGAATTAGCAAATAGAAAGTCAACAACATTCCACAAGATctacaacttaaacgcaaaaGAACTCAAAACGTTACGAGAATacatcaacaagatgctAGCAAAAGGCTATATCagagcatcaacatcagaagctggatacccagttatgtttgttccaaagaaaaacggaaAATTGCGGTTAGTAGTAGATTATCGGCGATTAaacgcgattaccatgaaaGACagaacaccgttgccactaatatcaGAACTACAAGACCGATTACACGGTatgaattggttcaccgcGGTAGACCTAAAAGGAGCATACAACttgattcgaataaagaagGGTCACAAATGGATGACAGCCTTCAGAACGAAAttcggactattcgaatacTTAGTAATGCCAATAGGGCTcaccaacgcaccagcaacattccAGAGAATAatcaacagcgtactacAAGAATATTTGGATAACTTCGTGGTAGTATATCTCGATgatatactgatcttctcGAAAACCCTAGAAGACCACAAAGGACACATACACACGGTACTGAAAACGCTACAAGACGCTAAACTATTACTTGAACCAGCAAAATATAAGTTCTATACacaggaagtagacttcctaggacacacaATACAACCGAACAAGATACAAAtagaaaagacaaagatcgaggcagtaaggaactggccaacaccaaaaaatATCAAGAacatacaaagctttagaggctttgcgaactaCTACAAGAGATTCATCAAAAGCTACAACaaaatcgcagcacccttagatgaactcaccaagaagaatAAGCAATAGAATTAGAACGATAAGGCGTAATATGCCTTtaacaagatcaaagaactcatcacatccgaacctgttttaagaacctttaacCTAGAAAAGGAAACGGAATTAGAAACCAAttcatcagactttgctctaaGAGCACAAGTTAAACAAAGAGACAATAacggaaaactacaccctattgcgttctactcaaagaaacttcatggagcagaacttAACTACCCTATCTAcaacaaagaattcctagtaatcatcaatgctttcaaggaatttagacattacctcatgggaagcaaacacaaagttaaggtgtataccgatcACAAGAACATCTCTCACTTTGCGACAACGCAACAATTAAATGGACGACAAATTTAATaggccgaatatctttcagaattcaACTACGAAATCATCTATCAaaaaggatccgagaacggacgagcagacgctctaagtTAAAGAAGTAACTACAATACAGGAGTACCTATGGCGACAGGATAACTTCTTGAGGTTAATACAAATGGCAATTTTCAGCAAAGacaactgaatgccataCTAAAGGTACAAGACAAAGACCCAGTATACAAGAAAATCCAACAATAAGCAAAGGAAAAGGTTAGGTTTGCAGACACGCCAAAAGAATATCTCGTAGAACCCAGAACTATCCCAAAGTACCATGGAAAGACCTGGATACCTCCAGAgttacaagaagaatacatcaaagaaatgcacgaacatccagtctataaacatcaaggaatccgcaaaacactggataagatacaacgacaatacgatttctcaggaatcaagaagatagtcgaaaaggttgtcaacaAATGCATATaatgcggaaaaagtaaggcttcacgatataagccatacggagaaTTGCAACCACtaccagtaccaacacgaccatgggaatcaatagctttcgatcatattacgaagctaccaatgtcaaaagaaccaatgaccaaTATAGAATAtaacagcatattcgtggtcacggataaACTCACAAAGTACAGATACTTTCTACCGTacaaagaagcaagcaatacAAAAGAACTTACATATATGTTCTTACAAACAATAGCAAGCAATCATGGGCTGCCAGAGGAAATCATATCGGATAaaggaagtacatttacCTCTAAattttggcaagcacttatAGCACAACTTAGaacgaatcacaagttaagcactGCATATCATCCACAaacagatggacagacggaaagattaaaccagacgcttgaacagtatctGCGATGctacatcaatcatcaacagaACAATTAGGTTAGatggttacctacagcgcaattggcttatAATAGCTCAATATCggaatcgacaaagcaaacaccagcctacgccaattacggatttaaccccgaagtatttcgaacaCGGCGCGAAagaccgcaagcagaacgagcgatACTGCAAGCAGATAAACTAAAGAAATTGCATAAAGGAATGCgacacgaattggaattcgtacaaaacagaatggcacaataccataatcgtaaaagattaaagggaccaatctttggggagggagacatggtctacctactccgacaaaacatcaaaacaacgcgactAAGCGACAAATTagactacaaaaaattaggaccattcgctatCAAAAAACGAATATCGGCGAACAATTACGAACTTTCactaccaaagactatgaggaatcatcccatagtacacatttcacttctcGAGAAAGCACCAAATAATACAccagcagaaaaagacatcAAAGTCTTAGACAACAGAGAATACAAAGTAGAACAAATCCTAGATATAAGGACAAAGAACAAAACACGCTAGTACCTCATTAAGTAGAAAAACTATAGACACAAagaaaacacatgggaacctaTAAAGCACCTAAGGAAGTGCCAGCACCTATTAAGGCAGTTTCACCAGAAGGCGCAGGAGGTATAAGGGGACCCAGATCCAAGAACTCCTCGCCCAACCTAAAAGCAGACCAGTCACTCTCTTTAGGAACACCCATCGCACCCAAATCATTCACCACCCAACGCTCGTGAGCGTCTAAAGCGGGCAGAATCCCATCCTCAGCATCCAACTCCGCTATACCACGACGAAATAATTCCAAACTTTTATCCTTAACACGATTCCGGATCTTTCGTATTCGGGCTAATCAATTTACGGCTGTGGAGAGCTGAGACTAAAGGTCGGCCAGCTGTATATAAAGCTCCAACAGCTTATcacccgcctcctcctcctccgacTCCAGTTTCTTCTGTTGCTCCAGCAAGCGCGTTACTAAGAAACACTATCAGCAAAAGGATACAGACAAAACAAGGGCTGTGGCAGCACccacaagaagaagccaccAAAACACCATCACATGGGCGACCACGCCGCACGCACTCGCTACATCGCGATCTCCCATCCACCATACGGCAGGATTTACCGTTTTTAAAACAATAAGTACAAGGCATATCCACAAGGCAGCCAAATAAATCTATAACACCAACAAGATTGGCACGTTCGCGACCATTATCTTTCTTCGCGTTCGATTTCGGCTTGGAAATGCGACCGGACATGGCATCAGCAGAACATCCCAGAGAATAGAAGAAGGAGGGAACTTACCAACAGAAAAAAGGGCTACAAAGCTATTTATGAAACGAGACTTAGGTCTTAAGGACAAGACCATAGGAGAAGGGACATCGTGTTACAACCCAGTCGTATACAGGAAGCAAGCtgcaggttaggccggctacATAAGCCAcggggcggcacaggcagggCAGACAACAGATTAATAGTCAGAGCAACCATCACATCTGGATCGCAGAAGGAACCGTGATCCGTATAAGCGGGATCACGGTCACAACAGCGATCCAAAGGGAAACATCACGACAGGAGAAGTGATCTATCgtagtatataaggacccCCAATTTCGCTCCATAAatagactctagctccttagctttcaacacagatcattacattaaataagcttcgcttacaactctttaactctgatcacttggttacggtctacgacctatcACCAACGTAACAACCAACcgctcagattgactgccctagttgttctgccaacataaactacgactagtttatcccttgggaaccttagccgttacactATAAGTATTAGTAGTATTTAAAGGAAATAATAAGTTGTATTAACTAAGAGAAAAGGACTTTATTATTgtgttattattacttatattatctATTATAAAATATCCTAGTTTAGAAGTAAAACCCTAGTTATTAACTAtttctattattattataacaAGATAAGAactattatacttattattaatattttttatagctaaAGTATAGTATTCTAGCATATAGtttttagtaatataataagtaattatacCTAAAATTACTAAAAAGTTAGGAGATATTTAAAGgttataactaatataaattcttaattttattaattatatatattactttaccttttttttctgaTTCTTATATTACTATATAATCTATTTCTTAATAGTTTAGTATAACCCTAAAAGctaagtattaatattaatattaatataagctaatattactTAGAATTTTAGGCactttataagctatattaGAAGAGAATAAGCAGTAataaaccttatatataatactttaagctAGTCTAGGTTAATTAAGCTtctatattaattattaagctaatagtatttttagatatttttcttagtagtgttacgacccagtcacaagctgcagcgtaggtcgcaggttgggccggctgcatgagccACGGGACGGCGCAGGCACAGCGGGTGACGGATTAATGGTCGGAACGGGCCGCCAATAAGGGAGAGTTCACTGACTGTTCAGTGAACTCCAGACGAACCAGTAGCACGCATGTAACCATAGTTCACCAGGACTTCAGTGAACAACGGGTGAACGCCgtagtatataaggacccccaaattcgcttcataaatagactctagctccttagctttcaacaccgATCATTACattaaataagcttcgcttacaactctttgactctgatcacctggttacggtctacgacctattaccaacgtaacacccaactgctcagattaactgccctagtggctctgccaacataaactacaactagtttatcccttaggaaccttagccgttacacgttaaaagctcttgttcagactactaccgcgtcactctAAGCAATACCTAATAACTGTCAATATAGCACCACGCAagactaccaccgcatctaGATCAAATAAAACCCGAGAAGGACCAAcaaccatctctgctcacgagatgcttgctgagatcatacgccttcaggaacgggtccaacagatagaagaagaacggcaggaacaagccacaaCTACTAccacaattaaaaaggacttaggagaaatccttaaacccagggcaccaggaccATACAACGGATCCCCAGGTGCGCTTCAAGAattcctcactcaactcagggcttaccaccAACAATTCCCAaacaaaatggaagaatcctctgtCAAGGTACTACACACAGGAGGATGTATAACGGGAGTAgcactcgcatggtttgaacccattataagggactaccttaataaagaaaaagacaaccgcaaagaagaaaccaacaccattttcgaaagttacgATGAGTTCAAAAAAGCCATCAAGAaagcctttggaacagttgatGAAGCTAGAgctgctgagtactacatcaacgggctcaagcagaagggatcggcatccgattatACCGCTCGCTTCCGACAACTCGCATCTCAGCTTAactgggaggacgaacctcttatgtcagctttctataaagaacttaaggaagaagtcaaagataAACTCTACAAagagaacagaccagacaacttatcggattacatcgctatggcggtacgaatcgaTAACAAACAGTATCAGCaacgcatacagaagaaacagggtaaaggaacctaGAACCCTACCAAAGGaaagagttaccaagccaatcaacgcagaaagcgtgacgaacctattgcctatagtcacactcttaaccctggacgaatggagcttgacgctaccaagaaaaacaacaaaaaggaaaagaaatgctacaactgcggaaaaccaggacatttcgccaataaatgcaagaaacccaggaaagaatagaagccagtaccagaagaagataagaaacaactcaattctactaaccaacagaaaatcgaagttaccaaatcagaggtggaacataagaacctcaactaGACCTTCTGCTATAACGACAACTACTACGTTCACAtaagcagcaaacaagaaagaggatagtttccaaaagaaccaagaaaaccaaaaaagaaaattataaacttcATGggaaacggactgcaagtagcccaacaactggtacaagaagacctaGACAAACAATCAAtagaaaagagaacgcttACAATAACAGGACaaaaggaactccatgaaccaaaatcgccagaatatttggacgaagactcgcaccaagaaattctcgattAGGTGcaacaacaagcagaagcaaggaagattcgaagggaacaacaatatagggagaagcaagacgcacaaatcctcaccaccttcaaCGAACCGaaagatagagtaagggaaataAGCGTCGATaacgacaacgcaatcctagatactccagaagcgtccgaagacgaacaaaacaaggaagaaacgcctgcaaggctgacagccacacaagaacaagctgtacagcgatatttccccgcaccaacaagaaaacatttcgcaattcctattctagcagtggacaccaccacggcaatagaaaaccagacactatagtttccggaaggagaaaaggaagacaatcctagactctcaccaagacacacGGAACACacacgtttagcatgggcatcataCGCGTTTATAATatgccaggcacactttcaaaccaaggcacaacTAGATACATTTCCAATCAGGATAAAAGGATATCCaatcaaagcaccatacttcagatAGGAACTCCTAGAATAAAGAGTaaagataatcaataacaatcaaacgatgatcttggaacccgatttaaacacacccatcaaatgccgagctcatacagatcctacggaCGTATATGAATCAGACACATACCAGTTACATGTATATACAAAGAACAAGCAGTAGCATCAATATGTATATAAGGGAAAGATCCCAACGCACCAAAGAGAGCTACTACTCAAATCACCTCAATatgaaacaaaagaccacatggaATGCCCACTACCAAATTGCTCAGAACATATAGTAGATAAGGCCAAAGAATAGCACAAGTAgcaatgtggaacaccagcagcatacaaacaGACACAACAAGCATTAAACATACTCAaacagaaagaccccaggggaaccacaaaatcaacataccacaaTAAACAAAATCTAGATAAATAGTACAACGAACAaaagttcaaccccagatacaacaggaaatatgcggtaaactgcgacaacccaagatgcgaaaaacacagagaaataaaaaaccaaatttacaatcgcctatATCAAATATTTAACAATAGGTTTTGCTTTAAGCACCCACAAAATAGAACTAGACCTACAAAATAGTACCAAGAAATAAAACAACAAATCGCAAAAGAATCTATTCcagaaaactcaaaaaacgaggcacgccatctgtaaaagggctacaagCTGGCATAAagagaaagacgctaataaccctcaacgcaaccaAAAGCGGACAAAGCAATAAGATAgtattagacgccgaagtcataggacatcgcgttcgcatacttgtggacagtggcgcgatAGGCAAttatatctcacccagagttgtgaatcgttaccaactaccgtAGAAACACAAAAAGGCACCATACAAGTTAACTAATatcgaaggaaaactttttgcctataataacggaatcattaaccaagagactgatcatctcgaagtacaaATTCAAGGTCATTCAGAAGTAATTCAACTCGATATtatggacgtatcggaacacgacctagtattagggtacccatggttataggagagtaacccactAATCAACTagaggacaggccaactaaagtggaacgagacttcaggccaacagaatcagcagaattcagaagaaagaacgaaatttcgtcataacttagctcatAAACAaagttctaaagaaaaaaaaccttcaagcaagttatccaaggaccaacaacaacaaacaagcggcagaaaagcagtcaaaacaattaGATCCACCGTAACAACCTCAacggcgctacaaaccgggatacgaacaacaataagcaacaagaagacaaaagccaagatccaaaAGGTTATTACCACCTTAAGAaaagacctcgcgaacacaaacaagaaactcgaaggagaaaagagaaacgagaacgataaagacgacaaaagcccaataacaaaagaagaaagactcaagaatatccctaaggaataccggaaatacgaaaaattattcgcagaagaattagaaaccggattacccGAACACAGTTAATGGGATCATAAAATCGAATTAGCAGATGGAAAGTCAACAACATTCCACAAGATctacaacttaaacgcaaaaGAACTCGAAACGTTACGAGAATacatcaacaagatgctAGCAAAAAGCTATATCAAAGCATCgacatcagaagctggatacccagttatgtttgttccaaagaaaaacggaaAATTACAGTTAATAGTAGATTATCGGCAATTAaacgcgattaccatgaaaGACagaacaccgttgccactaatatcggaactacgggaccgattACACGGTatgaattggttcaccgcAGTAGACCTAAAAGGAGCATACAACTTGATTCAAATAAAGAAGGGTCACAAATAGATGACAGCCTTCagaacgaagttcggactattcAAATATTTGGTAATGCCAATAGGGCTCACCAAtgcaccagcaacattccAGAGAATAATTAACAGCGTACTACGAGAATATTTGGATAACTTCGTGGTAGTATATCTCGATAATATACTAATCTTCTCGAAAACCCTAAAAGACCACAAGGAACACGTACACACGGTACTAAGAACACTACAAGACGctaaactattacttaaacCAACAAAATGTAAGTTCCATACACaagaagtagacttcctaggacacacaatacgaccaaacgagatacaaatagaaaaaacaaagattaaggcagtaaggaactggccaacaccaaagaatgtcaaggacatacaaagctttaaaggctttacgAACTATTACAAGaaattcatcaagagctacagcgaaatcgcagcacccttaGATAAACTCACCAAAAAGGATAAGCAGTAGGACTGGAACGATAAGGCGCAATGTGCCTTtaacaagatcaaagaactcatcacatccgaacctgttttgagaaccttcaACCCAGAAAAGGAAACGGAATTAGAAACcaactcatcagactttgctctaaGAGCACAAGTTAGACAAAAAGACAATAACagaaaactacaccctattaCGTTCTACTCaaagaaacttcatggagcaaaactcaactaccccatctacaacaaagaattcctagcaatcatcaatactttcaaggaatttagacactatctcatgggaagcaaacacaaagttaaggtgtataccaATCATAAaaacatctctcattttaCAACGACGCAACAATTAAATGGACAACAAATTCAATaggccgaatatctttcagaattcaACTACAAAATCATCCATCAAAAAGGATCCAAGAACagacgagcagacgctctaagtcgaagaagcaACTACAATACAAgagtacctacagcaacaAGACAACTCCTTAAAATCAATAAAAATAGCAATTTCCAGCAAAGacaactgaatgccatattaaaagtacaaaaagaagacccagtatacggcaaaatacaccaataGGCAACAAACAATATCCAACACATTAGAGACGTACCAATAGGATACACATGctacccaggaggagtaccaataTATGAAGAaaaaatctggataccaccagacttaCAAGAAAAAtacatcaaagaaatgcataAACACCCAGTTTACGaacatcaaggaatccgcaaaacactggataagatacaacgacaatacgatttctcaggaatcaagaaagtagtcgaaaaggttgtcaacaaatgcatacaatgcagaaaaagtaaggcttcacaACATAAGCCATACGAAGAATtgcaaccattaccagtaccaacacgaccatgggaatcgatagctttcgatcatattacAAAGCTACCAATATCAAAAGAACCAATAACCAATGTGGAATAtaacagcatattcgtggtcacggatagactcacaaaGTATGGATACTTTCTACCGTacaaagaagcaagcaatgcagaagaacttgcatatgtgttcttacAAACAATAGCAAGCAACCATagactgccagaagaaatcatatcggacagagaaagtacatttacttctaagttttagCAAGCACTTATAGCACAACTTAGaacgaatcacaagttaagcactGCATatcatccacagacagatggacagacggaaagattgaaccagacgcttgaacagtatctGCAATACtacatcaaccatcaacaGGACAATTAGGTTaaatggttacctacagcgcaattggcttacaatagctcgatatcggaatcgacaaagcaaacaccagcctacgccaattacggatttaatcccgaagtatttcAAATACAGCGtgaaggaccgcaagcagaacaaGCAATGCTACAAGCAgataaactaaaaaaattacaCGAAGAAATGCAACACGAACtggaattcgtacgaaaaagaatggcacaataccataatcaGAAAAGATtgaagggaccaatctttagggagggagacatggtctacctactccaacaaaacatcaaaacaacacgaccaagcgacaaattagattacaaaaaattaggaccattcgccATCAAAAAACAAATATCAACAAACAACTATAAACTTTCGTTACCAAAGACTATAAGAAATCATCCTATAATACACATTTCACTCCTTAAAAAGGCACCAAGCAACGCAccagcagaaaaagacatcgaagtcatAAACGAAACAGAATACAAAGTAGAACGGATCCTAGACATGagaacaaaaaacaaaacacgccaatatctcattaaataGAAAAACTATGGAGACaaggaaaacacatgggaacctacggaACACCTAAAGAATTACCAGCACCTGCTACGGCAAtatcaccagcagcttgCGACTCAGCGCTAAGCAAAGCGCCCCAGTCCAAAACATCAAAGGCACCCCAGTCTTAAGCATCTCAAACAGCCTCAGACTCTTGCCGTTGAACCTGCTCTAATTCACGCTTCcgagcctcctcctcctccttctttcgatccgcatcctccatctcctccagagAAGCAAAGTCACGACAAGCCATTTCCAGACCCTTCTCACGCAAATAACAACGCATACGCCAAAGACGCATCAAACAATTTAAGGCCTCATCTATTTCCAGCTAAGCCTTACAACGCCTCTCAATTAACAGTTCCTCCGTcaattcctcctccttctcaagCCGACAAAGTTCCTCGGTAATACAGTTTACTAGAACACGTCAGCAGTACACACTACAGCAGGAAGACCCCGCACGTACAGTTCGCCATAGGAGTGCAAGAACTATCACAAGAACAACCCAGAGAATAACAAAGAGCGCAACAACCAATGCTCTCAACAACCCAACAAGaactcttcttttcaaaaCAACAACTACAAGGCAATACCTCAAAACCCTGTTCACGAATAAAGGCGGCGGTCACAACGCAATTAGTGGTAGAACGGGATCTCTTAGGTTTATCCACACGGTTAGACATGGTAAAGGAAAGACATTACAAGGAAGCAGAACACTTACAACCAACAGAAGAAAGGGCAAACAAGACTATTTATAAAACAAGGCTTAGGTCTTAAGGGCAAGACCAtaggagaggggacatcgtaTTACAacccagtcacaagctgcagcgtaggtcgcaggttaggccggctgCATAAGCCACAGGACAGCACAGGCACAGCGGGTAACAGATTAATAGTCGGAACAGGCCGCCAATAAGGGAGAGTTCACTAACTATTCAGTGAACTCCAGACGAACCAGTAGCACGCATATAACCATAGTTCACCAGGACTTCAGTGAACAACGGGTAAacgccgtagtatatagggacccccaaattcgcttcatagatagactctagctccttagctttcaacaccgatcattacattgaataagcttcacttacaactctttgactctgatcacctggttacggtcta harbors:
- the RTL1_1 gene encoding Retrotransposon-like protein 1; translated protein: MLAEIIRLQERVQQIEEERQEQATTTTTIKKDLGEILKPRAPGPYNGSPGALQEFLTQLRAYHQQFPNKMEESSVKVLHTGGCITGVALAWFEPIIRDYLNKEKDNRKEETNTIFESYDEFKKAIKKAFGTVDEARAAEYYINGLKQKGSASDYTARFRQLASQLNWEDEPLMSAFYKELKEEVKDKLYKENRPDNLSDYIAMAVRIDNKQYQQRIQKKQGKGT
- the Tf2-2_1 gene encoding Transposon Tf2-2 polyprotein, producing MVLDTEVMGHHVRILVDSSAIGNYISPRVVNRYQLPWKHKEAPYELTDIKGKLFAYNNGIINQETDHLEVQIQGHSEVIQLNIINRTGQLKWNKTSGQQNQQNSEERTKFHYNLAHEQSSKEKEPSSKLSKDQQQQINNTETISTKKRTIRSTVTTSIALQTGIRTTISNKKTKAKIQKVITTLRKDLANTNKKLEEEKKNENNKNDKSPITKEEKLKNIPKEYRKYKKLFAEELETGLPKHSQWDHKIELANRKSTTFHKIYNLNAKELKTLREYINKMLAKGYIRASTSEAGYPVMFVPKKNGKLRLVVDYRRLNAITMKDRTPLPLISELQDRLHGMNWFTAVDLKGAYNLIRIKKGHKWMTAFRTKFGLFEYLVMPIGLTNAPATFQRIINSVLQEYLDNFVVVYLDDILIFSKTLEDHKGHIHTVLKTLQDAKLLLEPAKYKFYTQEVDFLGHTIQPNKIQIEKTKIEAVRNWPTPKNIKNIQSFRGFANYYKRFIKSYNKIAAPLDELTKKNKQ